GCTGCCGATATTGCGGCACAGGAACGCAAGATAGACGAACTTGTCTATGATTTGTATGGCCTGACCACACAAGAACGCGACATGATAGAAAACGATATGCAGCAGAGAGGCTGACAATGGCGGAAGAAACGCTGCAGACGCAATATGACATGGATACTGTACTCGTTCCTGAGGCGGAAGTGGAGCCGGAAGGCAGCGATACCAGCACGCCGCCGGAAGAAAAGGAAGAGCGCATTACCCAGCCCTTTGATACGCGGGCTATTCGTATTGAATCCAAGTCCGGCAATATGAATACACTGCTGTCCCGGCTGGAAAATGACGAGATCGACCTTGCGCCGGATTTCCAGCGTCTGGGCGGTATCTGGAATAAAACAAGCCAGTCCCGTCTCATGGAATCGCTCATGCTGCGCATCCCCATCCCGGCCTTTTACTTTGACGGCACAGATGATGAAAAATGGCTCGTGGTGGACGGCCTGCAACGCCTGACGGCCATCCGCCGTTTTGTTATCGATCAGGATTTGAAGCTGTGCGATCTGGAGTACCTTAAGGAACATGAAGGCAAGACCTTTTCCGAGCTGCCGCGTCCCTTGCAGCGGGCCATCCGGGAGGCGGATCTCGTCTGGTACCTCATCATGCCCGGAACGCCGGATAATGTGAAATTTGACGTTTTCCGGCGCATCAATACCGGGGGTCTGCCCCTCAGCTCGCAGGAAATTCGTCATGCTCTCAACGGCAAGCCTGTGACGGACGTTATCCGCAAGCTGGCGGAAAGCGAGGAGTTCAAGCAGGCGACCGCATACGGCCTTTCAGACAAGCGCATGGATGACCGCGAATGCGTGACCCGCTTTCTGGTTTTTGCCGTGTTTCCGCCGGAGAGCTATGATAAGGACGACTTCGACGCCTTTCTGAATACCGGTATGCGCTATCTGAATACTCATGCGGAACTGCTGGACGACTTGCAGCGCCGCTTTCTGCGGGCCATGCGGGCGGCAGAACGCATCTTCGGCAATGACGCCTTTCGCAAACGCTATTACAGCAATGCTACGCGCTTTCCTGTCAACAAGGCCCTTTTCGAGAGTTGGAGCGTCAACCTGGATACCTGCACGGATGAGGAATTGCAGATGCTGGAACAGAAAAAGGACAATCTTAAAGAAGCCTTCATGCGCCTTATGCGTGAGGACAGCGTTTTTGAAAAGGCCGTCACACAGGGCACGGGTTCCATCTCGCGGGTCAGATGCCGCTTTCAAGCAATTCGCGAGCTGATTCAGGGGGTGCTGTATGCTTAACGGTATGGATTTGACGAATTTCAAGTGTTTTCAGCGCCAACGGATAGACTTTCGCCCGTTGACGCTGCTGACGGGCGTGAACAGCGCGGGCAAGAGTACGGTGATTCAGGCCCTGCTCCTCCTGCAACAGAATTTTGCTTCCTGCGGAGAAGATGCGGCATTCTCCTGCCCGCCAAAACAAGGTGAGGCAGGAGGGAAGCTGTTCCTGTCCGGGGAGCTGGTCAACCTCGGCCTGCCGGAGGATGTGCTCTACAGCAATGCCGATGATGATGCCTTTGGCATTGCCATTGAACGGGATGAAGCGACCTTCCCCCTGAAGGCCGTTCTTGACGGTGACGAGCTGCATGCCGAGTGGGATCTTATAGCTTGCCCGGAACTTGCGCACTTCCAGTACCTGCATGCGGATCGTCTGTGCCCGCAAACGCTTTTCCCCATGCCGAAGGCCGGGCAGCTCTCTTTTAATGCCATCGGCAACAAGGGGGAATTTGCCGCCTATCACCTGCACGCCTTTGGCCAGACAAAAATTGTTCATGCGGACACTTCCGGGCCAAATCTGCTGGCCCCTGATGCCGCCGGGGATTCCACAAGTCTGCACATACAAACCGAAGCATGGCTTTCGCAGCTGGGATCGCCGGTACGCATCCAGACGGAACGGCCTTCGGGCACGGATGCCGTGGTGCTGCGTTTTTCCTTCCCGGATATTTCCCGCAGCTATTACCGCCCCACCAATGTGGGCTTTGGCCTGACATATGCTTTGCCCGTCTTTGTCGCTGCCCTGCGCGCGCCGGTCGGTTCGCTGTTGATCGTGGAAAATCCCGAAGCCCACCTCCACCCCAGGGGACAGGCGCTTATGGGGCACTTTCTGGCACGCGCCGCCGCCTGCGGCGTTCAGGTCATCATTGAGACACACAGCGATCATGTGCTCAACGGCATCCGGGTCGCCGTCAAGCAGGGCGCCATTGCGCATGGCAACGTACAAATCAATTTCTTTCATCAACAGGACGGCACAAGCTGCGTCAGTACCCCGCATATCGACAAGGACGGGCATCTTGATCTCTGGCCGGAAGATTTCTTTGACGAATGGGACAAGCTGCTTTCAGAATTGCTGTAGGAGGCGGACATGGATCAGGTCTTCAATGAGCTGTCGCTTTCCGCATCACTGCCGGATGACCATGCTGCCCAGGCGGCCCTGCTGGAACTGAAAAAAGCTTCCGACAAGCTGAAAGCCCTGGGCTTTTCCCCGCAAATCCGCGTCACTGAGGACTTTGCCGTTCGTCACGTCACGCCGGGCTGCACGATCCACGAGTATCTGAGACGCCCGGCCGGAGGCATTGAAAAGACATTGTGTCAGCTGCTGCTCAAACGCTTTTCTGATGCGCCCTATGTAGAGCAGCTTTGCACTGATGCGGGAATGACAATTCTTGAAGAATACGTCATCGACGAAGAACCATGCAAAGGTTTGGCATTGGCATCCCTCTGGGATATCCCCGCGCTTTCTCTTGCCGGGGATGCCCGTTTTGTTCCTCCCTATGTCACGCTGACGCGTAACAGCCTCAATGAAGCTGCTTCCGCCGTTTCCGAGGAAGAATGCCAGGTCGGGCTTATTTGCGGGGAAGAGGACATCCCCCACCACGAGGAGAGCATCAAAGCCCGGTTCTACGAACCGACCAACACGGGGAAGGAACTGCTGGAGTATGCGCACCGCCGACTGACGCATCTGCTTTTCAGCACTGTAGCGGAAGACCAGCTCAGGGATATGCCGCAAGGCCATGTCCTGCTGCCGCGCATCCGCAAGATACTGGAAGAACTTCAGCGCGCCATGCGGGAAGCTGTGGAGACGCGAAACTTTTGCCCCAAGGGATTCAAGTATACCCCTGCAGAAGGGGATTCCGCTACCCAAGGTAAAAAAGGGCAAAAGCATACATTTACTTTTAATGCTACGGGGCGACAGGGGGGCAGCTTGACGGTTGACTTGCTCTGCGAGTCCCATATGCGCATTACTGGGGGCGATCGCGTCTATTTCTATGCCGATACCGGCAAAGAAACCGTCTACGTTGGCCATATTGGCAAACATTTGCCCGGTAAGAAGTATGGGTAGACAGTCTTTCTTAGAGTGGGTTTGGAAACTTCAGATTTTATAGTTGCAAAAAGGTATGCGAGCAGTATAAGGGCCCCAATGTCCCTAGATGAGATGCGTCGCAACCGGCTATCAGTAAAGTATTTTTTCGTCGATGGAGACTATGGACGCAAGGTATGACTGAAACGCTTTACTACCGACGGCATGAGTTTCTCGAGCATGCTTTGCTTCCGACGGCGGTAAAGATATCCCGGTACTTTTTTTGAAGATGGATTTTGTGGAACGAAAAAGTTTAAAAATGGAATATTAAAGGAATGCTGAAAGCGGGAAGGCGGTCAAGGCTTTCCTTGCTTCCAGCAAAAAATACTTGGAGGTGACAGACGAGAAAGCCTCCGTGGGAGCTCTGTCAAAGAAATCTGGCAACTGCTTTCCACAGGACAGCCCGAAATCTGACATAGAGGAGCAGATCACAGACAACGATGTCTATTTTTAGGATAGTACTATGTTTTTGAGATGTAAAAAAATATTTTCGGATTTTTTATCGTATTGGGGTATTCAGAGAGGTATTTCAGGAAAAATTTAAATATAATACATAAAAGTCAATATATTATATTAATCGTATTTATCCCCCAGGGCCAACAGGAAATCAAGGCACGTGCAGTGATGCAGGTGCCTCTTTTGCATCAGTTCATTGGAAAATAGCCGTTACCATAAGCGAAGGAAGCGGGCCCCGCCGAAAAGGAGAGGCCCGCTTCCTTCATACTTTATATCTGGTGGTGTTATCTACAGCGACCGTTCCTGCAGGCCGGAGCGCGGCGTGCTGTCCGGGCGGGGCGGTTCGGTCACGCCTTCCATGCCGGGAAGGGCATCATGCACGTCCGTGGGGGGCAGTTCGCCTTCGCCCACGCGGGGGATGGCGCGGCTGTCACGCACGGTGAGCTTGCAGGCCAGGCCGTAGCATTCGTACACCGCGGCCACAGTGGCCTGCAGGGGCTCGCCCTTGCGCAGCGGCGGCGGCACCAGCACATAATAAGTGCGGCTTTCGGAGCCCAGGTGCGGGCGGACATCACAGGCGATGAGCCATTCGTCCTTTTCGTCGTTGTTCCAGTCCACGATGCCCAGCATGGCCAGATTGATGGTCTGGGTGGGATGGATGATGGTGAAGCCGGTCTTGCGCACGGTGGCATGACTGGAGGGCGTGCGCGTGGCGGCAAAGGTGCTGCCCAGATAGACGTGGCCCCTGTCAGTATAGAGGAATTCGGGGGAGAGCTGGCGGAAAAGGATCTCGCCGTAGTTCTTGCCACCGCCACCGGGCAGGGAGATATAGCTGCCGTCATCGGTGAGCAGTCCGCGGGCTTTCAGTTCCTGGGGCATGCGCTGGCTCATGGTCACGAAGCCGGACCTGTCCACCACGGTCACGCCCTTGGCGCCGCAACCGGCCAGTAAAAAGGCCGCGCAAAGCAGCAGAAGAAAACGGGTCATTGGGTACCTCGGTAAAAAATCGTATCAGGAAAAGAGGTGTACGCGCCCGGGCCGGGCTTGTAAAGGCGCTTTCTGCCTATCTTTTCGGGGAGCAGGGAAGGGCCGGCAGCAGCAGCCGGCAGGCCGGGCGGAGACCATGGAAAAGGGAGAAAGCCCCATGCAGCGGCTTTCTCCCCGACGGTTATGAACACATGATCTTTATTTAAAGTGATGCTTTAAGTTCTTCCAGGTGCGTGCGGGCAAAGTCCAGCGAAGGATCCACTTCCAGTGCGGCCGCCAGATGTTCCATGGCGGCTTCCCTCTGGCCCAGGAATTTCTCGCACAGGCCCAGATTGGCCAGATCCATCACCGAGCCCTTGTCCACCTTGAGCACGGCGCGGAAGGCAGCGGCGGCCTCTTCATAGCGCTTGAGCTTGAACAGGCAGACGCCCAGCAGGTTGCCGTATTCCTTCATGTCCGGGCACAGGGCCACGGCATCGCGCAGGGGAGGCAGGGCCCTTTCCCAGTCGCCGGTCAGCGTGGAGACATAGCCTTCGTAAAAGGCGGCCAGACCCTTGGCGTCGTTTTCCGGCTGCAGGGGGCGGGCCTGGGCGAAAAGGTCGCGGGCCTCGTCAAAACGCTCCGCGCGCAGGGCCAGCATGGCGCGGAAAAAAGGCAGGAAATGCGCGCCGGGATAGCAGCGCTCCAGCACGGCCAGACCATGCAGGGCCGTTTGCTCATCTGCCTCTTCGGCCAGCTTGCGGCCCACGAACAGGCCGATGCTCTGGTTGCGGTCACGTTCGCGGAAGGCGAGGCCCGGAGCGATGCAGTAGTGGGCCGGGACCCCCAGCGCGGGATGGGTGGTCTCCACGGCGTAGACCTGCACCGGCTCCAGACCATGCAGCGCCCGGAGCAGCTCGTCGCGAATGTCGGGCGCTTCCACGCTGGGCAGGTCGGACAGACGGCAGACGGGGCCTTCCAGCAGCCACTGGATGCCTTCCAGGCGTTCGAACTTGGAAAGACCGGAGGCCTCGTAGCAGGCCTGCGTGCAAAAGTCACCGCCCAGCTGGGCGATCTCCGTGACGGCACGGATGGCGGCCTTGGCCGGAGAGGCCGCGGTACCGGCCGTGAACACGATCTCGGAGCGGGCCGGGAAGGTGGCCGGGTCCCAGGCCACCGCACCGACAGTGGGCAGCGGCATGCCCAGGGAGAAGTCCTTGAGCATGATATGGATGCCTTCCCGCTCGAAAGCGGCCAGCAGGTCGCGCAGGGTGGGATCGTCCACTTCGTGCGGATCGATGGTAGGGGTGGTCAGGCGTTCCCGGTCGATACGGCAGCAGACATGGCGCTCCACCAGCTCGGAAAGCCCCTGCAGCAGGGATTCTTCCGGGCTGTTGCCTGCGGACGTGCCGTTGAATTCCCCCAGCAGCTTGAACCAGTCCAGCGGCAGCCAGACAGTGCGGCCGTCAGCCAGATGTGTGGCAGGAAAGAAATGCCAGCGCAGGGTGCTCATGGCTTCGCGGGCCTGTTCCGGGGAAAGGCTGTCCTCCACGGAGCGGCAGATCTCCTCGATGGGCAGCAGGTCCTTGCCGAAGCGATCTTCGGCCTCGGCCCAGGTGGCGCTGACCATATGCGGCAGGCGTTGCCAGAAACTGAAAAAGGCAAAGCGTTCCATCAGCTCCATCAGGGCGGAGGCACGGGCCTGTTCCGGCGAGGAACCTTTGCCCATCTGCTTGCGGGTGGGCATGATGCCGCGGGCGTCCCTGCCGCAGACACTGAGGTAGACCGGGATGCCCAGACGGCCCACGTCCACGCGGCGGACTTCGGCCAGGATGTCCAGACCGGTGGCCTGCATGCGGGCCTGGACGCGTTCATAGGTCTCCTGGGGCGAGATGGTCTTGTCCAGGTCGCGGGTATAGCCCTTGGGGCAGGGCTGCAGACGAATGACAGGAAGAGTGGTCGTGCTCATGGCTACTGCTTGCGCTCCAGGATATGCAGGACGTAGATGCGGCGCTGCTCATTGCCGTCGCCATCCTGGCTCTTGACACCGATATGCCCTTCCTGCACCTGGAAGGTCCTGGCGGCCAGCTTGGCGAAATGCGGTTTGGCGCGGGCCATGTCCGTGCAGAACACGGCCTTGCCGCCCGGGGCCAGATGGCGGTCAACGAACTTCAGCAGCGGCCGGTGCAGGTCATCAAGGTACAGGAGCTCCGATGCGACGATGCGGTCGAAGCCTTCGGGGAAGCGCTCGTCCTTGCCGGGGCGGGAAACATCCAGATAGCAGACGTCGATCAGGTCCTGCAGGTTGTTGCGCAGCACGTTGGCACGGGCGAACTGGAGGGCATCGTTGACGATGTCGCTGGTCACGATATGGCGGAATCCGTAACGGGAGGCCACCAGGCTGAGCACACCGCAGCCGCCGCCCAGCTCCAGCATGGTCTTGCCCTCGGGCTCCAGCTTGCGCAGGAAGCGTCCCAGCACGAAGGACCCCGGCCAGACCTTGGCCCAGAGCGGCAGGTCCTTCAGCGGGTCATGGATGGCATGCCGTGCCAGCAGGCCGTCCAGATGGCTCTGCATATTGTTGATGTTCAGGACCTGCAGCTGACCGTCATCCAGCTGCAGGGGGACAAAGTCCACGTCGAAGGTCTTGCGGATGTCCGCAAGGATCTGGTCCAGCATCGTCGTCTCCCGTATATCTTGCCCGCCATGACCGCACAGCAGGAAGGACGTGTCTAATCCACAGGAAATCACTAAGAAACCCGTAAAAGCTGAAAAAAAGGAGGCGCCCCATGAGGAGACGCGCTCGTGAAAGAAGCCTGTGAAAGGCTGATGCCGACAATCCATACAGACATTTGCCTTGCAAATCAACATGCCGTCTTGACAGGGCCCGGTGTGCGGGCTAGGCAGAATGCATGAAAACCATCCATCGCCTCGAAATTGTTGTTGCGGAAAGCGATTATGACTGCACCACCGGCCTGCTGGCCCTGGAAGCGTCTTTTGGCTGGGAAGAGCAGAGCCTGCCCACCGGTGAGACGCGCTTCCGGGTCCACTGCGAGCAGAAAGATTTTCTGGAACGGCTGCAACGGCTGCTGAAGCAGGCCGTCCCGGCCGCGGAGAGCGCACTTTCCGAACTGGAGGAGACCGACTGGCTGGCGGCCTGGCGCCAGTTCTTTACGCCCGTGTGCTGCGGCAAGCAGTTCGTGGTCCTGCCGCCGTGGCTGGCGGATACGCCGGACTTTCCCGGGCGGACGCCCATCCTCATCGAGCCCAAGAGTGCCTTCGGCACCGGGCATCACGCCACCACGGCCCTGTGCCTGCGCGTGGTCAGCGATCTGCTGGAAGCCGGACGCCTGCAGGCTGGGCAGCATTTCCTCGACCTGGGCACCGGCTCCGGGGTGCTGGGCATCGGCTGCTGCAAGTCCGGTCTCACAGGCGAAGGTCTGGACATCGATCCGCTGGCCGTGGACAACGCGCTTGAAAACCGTGTCCTCAATGCCGTCGCGCCCGAGAACTTCACAGTGGCCGAAGGCAGCATCGGCGCCGTGGCCGGGAAGCGGTTCGACCTTGTACTGGCCAACATCCTGGCCCGTCCGCTGACCGAGATGGCGGCCGATATCGTGCGCGCCTGCCGCCCTGGCGGTTGCCTCGTCCTTTCCGGCCTGCTGGAGATCCAGGCTGATGGTGTGGCTGCGGCCTACAGGGCCCAGGGCCTTCCCGAACCGCGCCGCATCATCGACGGCGAATGGGCAGCACTGGTCTGGGATTCCATTAACTAGGAAATGTTCTTGACAAGGTCGGGTTCTCCTGATACGCAAAAACATCTTGAACGTAAAAGCCGCAAGGAGCTTTTTATATGACCGTCACTTTTATGGGCAATCTTCTCCACCTCGAAGGCAACCTGCCCGCCGTGGGCCAGAAGGCCCCTGAATTCACCGTGTGCAACAACGGCCTCGAACCCCGCAGTCTGAAAGACTATGCGGGCAAGATCGTGGTCCTGGTGAGCGTGCCCTCGCTGGACACGCCTGTGTGTGACATGGAAGTGCGCCGCTTCAACAAGGAA
This is a stretch of genomic DNA from Desulfovibrio piger. It encodes these proteins:
- a CDS encoding DUF262 domain-containing protein produces the protein MAEETLQTQYDMDTVLVPEAEVEPEGSDTSTPPEEKEERITQPFDTRAIRIESKSGNMNTLLSRLENDEIDLAPDFQRLGGIWNKTSQSRLMESLMLRIPIPAFYFDGTDDEKWLVVDGLQRLTAIRRFVIDQDLKLCDLEYLKEHEGKTFSELPRPLQRAIREADLVWYLIMPGTPDNVKFDVFRRINTGGLPLSSQEIRHALNGKPVTDVIRKLAESEEFKQATAYGLSDKRMDDRECVTRFLVFAVFPPESYDKDDFDAFLNTGMRYLNTHAELLDDLQRRFLRAMRAAERIFGNDAFRKRYYSNATRFPVNKALFESWSVNLDTCTDEELQMLEQKKDNLKEAFMRLMREDSVFEKAVTQGTGSISRVRCRFQAIRELIQGVLYA
- a CDS encoding DUF3696 domain-containing protein; the encoded protein is MLNGMDLTNFKCFQRQRIDFRPLTLLTGVNSAGKSTVIQALLLLQQNFASCGEDAAFSCPPKQGEAGGKLFLSGELVNLGLPEDVLYSNADDDAFGIAIERDEATFPLKAVLDGDELHAEWDLIACPELAHFQYLHADRLCPQTLFPMPKAGQLSFNAIGNKGEFAAYHLHAFGQTKIVHADTSGPNLLAPDAAGDSTSLHIQTEAWLSQLGSPVRIQTERPSGTDAVVLRFSFPDISRSYYRPTNVGFGLTYALPVFVAALRAPVGSLLIVENPEAHLHPRGQALMGHFLARAAACGVQVIIETHSDHVLNGIRVAVKQGAIAHGNVQINFFHQQDGTSCVSTPHIDKDGHLDLWPEDFFDEWDKLLSELL
- a CDS encoding YcaO-like family protein, with the translated sequence MSTTTLPVIRLQPCPKGYTRDLDKTISPQETYERVQARMQATGLDILAEVRRVDVGRLGIPVYLSVCGRDARGIMPTRKQMGKGSSPEQARASALMELMERFAFFSFWQRLPHMVSATWAEAEDRFGKDLLPIEEICRSVEDSLSPEQAREAMSTLRWHFFPATHLADGRTVWLPLDWFKLLGEFNGTSAGNSPEESLLQGLSELVERHVCCRIDRERLTTPTIDPHEVDDPTLRDLLAAFEREGIHIMLKDFSLGMPLPTVGAVAWDPATFPARSEIVFTAGTAASPAKAAIRAVTEIAQLGGDFCTQACYEASGLSKFERLEGIQWLLEGPVCRLSDLPSVEAPDIRDELLRALHGLEPVQVYAVETTHPALGVPAHYCIAPGLAFRERDRNQSIGLFVGRKLAEEADEQTALHGLAVLERCYPGAHFLPFFRAMLALRAERFDEARDLFAQARPLQPENDAKGLAAFYEGYVSTLTGDWERALPPLRDAVALCPDMKEYGNLLGVCLFKLKRYEEAAAAFRAVLKVDKGSVMDLANLGLCEKFLGQREAAMEHLAAALEVDPSLDFARTHLEELKASL
- a CDS encoding class I SAM-dependent methyltransferase: MLDQILADIRKTFDVDFVPLQLDDGQLQVLNINNMQSHLDGLLARHAIHDPLKDLPLWAKVWPGSFVLGRFLRKLEPEGKTMLELGGGCGVLSLVASRYGFRHIVTSDIVNDALQFARANVLRNNLQDLIDVCYLDVSRPGKDERFPEGFDRIVASELLYLDDLHRPLLKFVDRHLAPGGKAVFCTDMARAKPHFAKLAARTFQVQEGHIGVKSQDGDGNEQRRIYVLHILERKQ
- a CDS encoding 50S ribosomal protein L11 methyltransferase, which translates into the protein MKTIHRLEIVVAESDYDCTTGLLALEASFGWEEQSLPTGETRFRVHCEQKDFLERLQRLLKQAVPAAESALSELEETDWLAAWRQFFTPVCCGKQFVVLPPWLADTPDFPGRTPILIEPKSAFGTGHHATTALCLRVVSDLLEAGRLQAGQHFLDLGTGSGVLGIGCCKSGLTGEGLDIDPLAVDNALENRVLNAVAPENFTVAEGSIGAVAGKRFDLVLANILARPLTEMAADIVRACRPGGCLVLSGLLEIQADGVAAAYRAQGLPEPRRIIDGEWAALVWDSIN